CCATTACTTCAGCCAGTGTACTTTGATTTCGGTATGCCAAGATCAAGAAAACCTAAACATCTTTTTTAcgtatatataactaaattctCTGTACGTAAATGACTAAATTTCTAGGGATTGGGAAAGAAAGTACAATAGCATGCtgagaaataacaaaatattcagTTGGTAATTATAGTCTCTGCGATTCAAtagttttcaaaagaaaaatatatatttacaaaaatcattagtagtagtaactagtaagtaGTAACCATATAATAgccaaagattttattttctaaagaaaacaaatatgcaAGCCTTAATTACTCCTACCACCTAATTTTCCTTAGTTATTATTTTCTGCCACCAACTCCTATGCCCCTTCAATGAATGATGACACTTAAAGACTTCACGAATTAGATAGATCCATCAAAACTTAAACCACGTGCGCACGAGTGGTCATGGCTGTCAATAATTGTTCTTCTTGTTAAAATTTACTTCACTGTTTTCTTACAGCTTACAGTGAATCCGTTATTTCAAAGATCCTTGTCCCAAATAGTTTTCGTACATCCGACAATTCTTTCCTTTTATGGTAAAGAGATAGACCCATGGTTCGTAAGCTTGGGATacctcatcttttttttttccaataactACCTGAAGATTTAGGgcatattaaaaattttgagttttcacACACCCAAAAAGTTGCATATTCTAAGGAAAATcttctttttaagaaaatcaCTTCAAAGTTATTAAATGTCATACCTGCACATCTTCTTGAACATCTATTAACTCCTACCCGTCTTAATTTCCCCTCTATATTTATGAAGgatagatttgaattttaattttaacatctTTAGAAATGGTTCAAAGATAGTGATAACAGATATATACACATTATCGTGGTAGACTGGTGGTAGTCTTATTTATTATCTGTATATTCCTGTTTTGATGGTTAaaaattctgtttttattttggtttactaGAACTCTTAgttcttattattttcaaattcaaGTTTAATCTCTAGAAAGTGGAATAACACGAATAAacgagacaaaaaaataaagtaatacaCTGAATAGAGCCCATAAATGCTGGCACATGGTCAGTTAAATCCCCCACATATCTTCGTGTAGAGTTTAGATAAAGTTTGTCGttgactaattataatttaacgtctaaattttcaaattcaaaacaaataatttcacTATCGATCATTAGAATTTTAATAAGCGTACTAAAAGACCCGTTCAAATACAAAATTCACAAGAGAGAGCAACCAAAGATAAATCTAAACATGACAAACTTTTTGTTAAGCATTGAACAATGAACACAATCAAACACTAATATATGTGTTCAAAGAGGCGAAAgccaaaacatacaaaaaacaaaaaaaaaaacggatcttaaaactcaagatcctattatttttttttaaatgacaacAATCGAAATAAGAACAACATGGAATAAACTGTTACATCAATCTAAGATCTTTACGACTAGATCCATGGCTAAGAACAGAACACAAAGCTCTCTTCACACTTCCCATAGATGAACTAAACCCTCTTTTATAAGTACACAACGTCGACGTCGGAGACGACGACCTAATTTCTTCCTCGTCGTCTTCCTTAGCATAAGATCTCGAGCAAGAAAGGTAACATTTTTTGGGACGATGCTCTGTTTTAGAcggaggagacgaagaagaatacgaagaggaagaagatgaagacgtAGACGACCAGGAAAACGAATGACGCGACACGTGACGTGACAACAGAGTCTTCACGAATCGAGTTTGTTTCGTTCTCGTTTTACTCTGTTTGTtcccggaggaggaggaggaggagtagtaCGAAGGAGGTGGCGTTAACGGTGGAAGACGAAACGATTCAGAGTAAAGAGGGTGTTTTGGTGTCCCTGGCCGTGTCTCCCATAAAAACGGCACGGAGGCTCCGCCGTAGTAATAGATTCTTGACGATGAATTGACCTGAGAGCTCTCCTTTACGATAACCTTTGAAGATTTGACTCCATTTGTGTTGTCTTCTGATATTTCTGACATTGTCTTCATTTAATGCTCTTCtgcacacaaccaaaaacacttCCCTTTCTTTGGATAATGTCTTCGAGTCAGCACCTTTTATCAGAATTAAAcctaaaatgaagaaaaaagaaaatgctaGATCCGAAGACGACGAAGCTTCTTCAGATATGAAAAGAGGAGACAAAGGCGcatctatttttggaaaagtGATGCTTTGTTAGTGTAAGAGAAGTTTGCGGAAGAATTAAAGGATctctcttatttctttttgcatggAGTGTGTAAGCACATGTCATGTGCTTATTATTTTAATCTGTTTTCCTCTTTTGTAATTtctgtattatttttgtattttggtaaAACTTCACATGGATGCATATGGCATATATATAAGATACTACAAAATAATTGTAGAGGGCCAAGAAAATGGTTAGATAATAAATGAGTGGGACGATAATATTGTTCAATGTGTACACGACTTAAATGTTATAACAACACCAATTCCGAATTCAGATAATTTacggagaagaaaaagaaaacttactcGTACATATACTCATAATAACATAGGATTCGATTGAACCTAGAAATCAAGTGAACTCATGTGGTATAGCTACAAACtccttgtaacttgtaagtaaaATCAACTAAATAATAAGATTAGTGAAAACCCTTGTCACTATTAATGTCGTTTggaaagaataatataaaaacgTGTGGTATATAAAAGAGAGGAGGTTGCGAGGTGGGATAGGTGTGGACCGTTGGATGTACCGTTGAGTCGTATTTAATAAAATAGGAGATGCGTTATCGTGGTCCATTGTCTCGTACTGAGATTTTTCTTCAATTCGATAGAGAAGTGAGGACAAAGTTAGTTAGAAAAATATGAGGCCGAAGCTCCTCCTATTTAATTCATACATCCACTGATCCACCTATATACATGACGTGTAAATTATTTAAACCAGCGGTCTAGACTTAGGCCAGTTCCAAGAAAAAAGAGACAACTGATTAGGCAGTTCTATGCATTTTTTTTACCGGTTTTGGGCTAGGTTATTAAGAACAGTCAATTTAGATAGTCTAGGCTATAGTGACGGCTGATTATGCATTCTAGATGGTAAAAACTAGAGAGATTAAAAGGTTTAA
The sequence above is drawn from the Camelina sativa cultivar DH55 chromosome 4, Cs, whole genome shotgun sequence genome and encodes:
- the LOC104782528 gene encoding uncharacterized protein DDB_G0271670-like, translating into MKTMSEISEDNTNGVKSSKVIVKESSQVNSSSRIYYYGGASVPFLWETRPGTPKHPLYSESFRLPPLTPPPSYYSSSSSSGNKQSKTRTKQTRFVKTLLSRHVSRHSFSWSSTSSSSSSSYSSSSPPSKTEHRPKKCYLSCSRSYAKEDDEEEIRSSSPTSTLCTYKRGFSSSMGSVKRALCSVLSHGSSRKDLRLM